Proteins from a genomic interval of Youhaiella tibetensis:
- a CDS encoding ABC transporter permease: MWSKLTLFISIGVLVLMALGAIFAPLLAAYPPNEMVFTAFQPPGEAGLLGSDGLGRDLFSRILFGMRYTFLVTIVATSLAGAIGVTLAMIAALNKGWVDIVIGRAVDILMSVPQIIFALIILAISGVSLYTLIATMAVLQSSTYFRVTRPIAGDLAAMEYVEVARLRGEGLSWYLFREILPNMIPSLLAQFGLGLSSAALFISSLSFLGIGIQPPAADLGGLVRENALALAAGRWTPLVPAMCIAAFCLSVNGVVDWLVGRYSDRPEAR, from the coding sequence ATGTGGAGCAAGCTTACCCTTTTCATCTCGATCGGCGTGCTGGTGCTGATGGCGCTGGGCGCCATCTTCGCCCCGCTGCTTGCAGCCTATCCGCCCAACGAGATGGTGTTCACCGCCTTCCAGCCGCCCGGCGAAGCGGGCCTGCTCGGCTCCGACGGGCTCGGGCGCGACCTCTTCTCGCGCATCCTCTTCGGCATGCGCTACACCTTCCTCGTCACCATCGTCGCCACCTCGCTGGCCGGTGCGATCGGGGTGACGCTGGCCATGATCGCGGCCCTCAACAAGGGCTGGGTGGACATCGTGATCGGGCGCGCCGTCGACATCCTGATGTCGGTGCCCCAGATCATCTTCGCGCTGATCATCCTCGCCATCAGCGGGGTGTCGCTCTATACCCTGATCGCCACCATGGCGGTGCTGCAGTCGAGCACCTATTTCCGCGTCACCCGGCCCATCGCCGGCGACCTGGCGGCCATGGAATATGTCGAGGTGGCGCGCCTGCGCGGGGAGGGACTTTCCTGGTATCTCTTCCGCGAGATCCTGCCCAACATGATCCCCTCGCTGCTGGCCCAGTTCGGGCTTGGCCTGTCCTCGGCGGCCCTCTTCATCTCCTCGCTCAGCTTCCTGGGCATCGGCATCCAGCCGCCGGCGGCGGACCTGGGCGGACTGGTGCGCGAGAACGCCCTCGCCCTGGCGGCGGGGCGCTGGACGCCGCTGGTGCCGGCCATGTGCATCGCCGCCTTCTGCCTGAGCGTCAACGGCGTCGTCGACTGGCTCGTCGGGCGCTACTCGGACCGACCGGAGGCAAGATGA